In the Endozoicomonas sp. SCSIO W0465 genome, CAGAATCCGTTCCTCCAGTTTCTTGGTGTATCAATAAACTCAACCGGCACGGCTCTTATGGCTTCTGGCATAGGGACCAGTTGATGGAGCATGATAGCCGCTTCTGTTTCGGTAAAAGGGAATGGATCCAGGTTCTTGTCAGGCTGTCTTTTTAGAATGTCCAGGTAATCAGCTCCCGGGGTGAGGGGGCGTTGGCCAACCAGGAAAATCAAACGCTTGAATCGGACGCCCTGACTCCACCAGTCAGTAATATAGTCAAGCCTTCGTTTCATGCCGGGGGCAGTGGATCCGAGCAGCAGCGCATAATCATATTGCTTGATTAATGGCGCGATGGGGGAGATGAGTCCAAGTGTTTCAAGCAGATCAAAAGCTCTGTCTACTTGGCTGGTTGATATATTCAGCGCAGGTAATTCCCAGCGTTCCTGCCCTGGTTTTCTGCGCCAGATCTGGCTGGTATCGATCATGGATTCCAGAGTAGAGTCATGGGCAATGCAAAGCGCCGTTAACAGTTCGTTAAGTGTTAACGAGAGTACTTCGTAATTTTCACCCGGATCGACTGTATCGGCTTGGGAAAGCATGGAAAGATGCATCAGTGTCCCTACCAGAAACCATTGGTGATTGAATTGACTATTCCTGCCGGGCATTGTTTTTGTCCCTGATTGCGCAGGGACAAGCATAGCTGCTTCTCTGAGTAACGGATTATTAATGCTGAGTTGACGCCGATGTGGCTGTTTGTGCCTGTTGCTGGAGAATAAGCTGGCTCAGCTCAGGTTGCTCCCAGTGCTCAGGGTAATGCTTTGCCATTGCTTCCATCATGACGGTGTATTCATCAGCGGGTTTTTGTAGCAGGTAGGTCAGGAAGGTAAATATTCGATCGGACATTTCTTTATTGATCTGATTCAGTTGTTGGTCGTCTATCTGTCCTTTTTTCTGACACTCTTCAATGGTTGATTGACGAATACAGTTGGCAGATATGATAAGCGCCAGTTTCTTGATGTTTTGCTCTTCCATGAGGGGCTCCATGCCGGTATTGAAAATAACATTTACCTATATAAAGCTAGTTGCTGTAGGGTGGGATTCAAGGTGGAAAATAAAAAATAGGGGAAGATAATCCCCTATTAAGTTTGAGACACTATAGACGTACTGAAGCAGGTTTATCCCGATCAGTATTGCATTCAACACAAAGTTGCCATCCATTAGCGATCAGCAATCCGCCAACGGTGCCCCATAGCGGACCAATCGGTGTCAAGGCACCCACAAAGAATCCTGCCACGCTGCCAATTCCGGCTTTGGTAAAATATGGCGGTAACATTTCATGAATATGTCTGGAGATATAATCCACAAGCTTAACCGATCGATCATATAAACTTTTGAAAATACTTGAGATGCTGTTCCATACAGAATGCTCTTCACTGGAACGGTAAGACATATGACTTTTGCTAAAAAAGTTGCTGATATTTCTCCCAAAGCTGGAACCACTTTTCTTACTGTGGCTATGGGATTCCCTGGTACCGGGGATTGATGCGGAGAAATTACTGCCTATAGGTTGGTCTGTTGGAAACATTTTGAGCACACTTTTTAATTCACTTTGATACTTCAGACCTAATTAGACAATTAAGGTTCCCATTTTGTTTGAAAAGTTAATTGATCATGGCCTGACGGTTAGAAAAACAGATCTTCACAGGGGAGAGTAAGTTTTGTTGATTTACCGGGATATCCTGAATTTGTGGGAATTTATAAGCACCCGGTAATTGAGTACCACTCGCTGATACTCTCAACTTCTTCTTCTGATAACAGCCTGGCAATATTATTCATAGGCTGGTGAGTGGATCTTGAGCCGTTTCGGTAGTATTGCAGTTGCTTAACCATATATTCTTTTTTCTGACAGGCCAGATTAGGGTTATATGGCGTTGTACCGATGCCGGTTGGGCCATGGCATCCTGCGCAGAGCAGCATTGCCTTTGCCTGTGCTGCTTCAAGGTGTCTGGGTGGCGGCTGAATTTGGGTGGCAGACTGTTGGTCAGTACATCCAGCCAGCGAAAAAACAGCGGCTAAGACTATTTTTTTGATTTTTACAATTATTTTCATCAGACCATCAACTTCACTAAATTGAGGGGACCAGCTTGAGGTAAAGTGACTTATGTAATGTGTAGTTCGCTGTGCACCGAAACCTTTCTACGTTCACCAATGCATGTTAGAGCCTGTTGACGATTCGTTGCAAGTTCTCAATACCCTGAGATCAATCAAACGAAGGGTGCTCTCTCGGGTTAATAGCTGACTTAGCAATCAAGTAAAACTTTGCCTGACATAACGTTAGACCACAGTTGTTCCCAGCGTCCCTTGCTATGGATAAGAGACCTTGTTTCCAGCAGTACTTCTGCCCCGGCTAATTTCCACCTCATTCCTGAACTGCATAGCCGTTGTTTGACCAATGTCTTACATGCTGCTTCTGTGACTCCGGAACCGATCGGCCAGTTGTGCTCCAGAGCCTCTTGATACTTCATTAAGTGATGATTGTTGGTAAAGTAGGTCACTGCCTTGTAACGCTTTTCTATCAGTGCCGTCGTCTTTTTCGGGAGTTCTGCTGATTCAATCTCCTTCAGTATTTTCCTGGCCGCACCGCATGTGTGTTTCAAGTTATGGAGCCTATCTTCTAACCAGACCTTTCTCCTGGCTTTACTGTCCGGAAATAATGCTTTTGCTGCCCCGGCCAAGTATTCCGAGGCATGATAAAAATCGAGTATCTGAGCAGAGGTATGCTTCGTCAGATAGCACCAGTTTTCTTTAGCCCCATCAGCGACCCCCACATAAGTCGCTTGTGGGTAAAGGCGTTTTAGTTTTGCAATCTCCTCGTCCAGTTTGCCCATAAAGCTTTGCTTGCCATATTCAGGTGAGCTGGCGGTATAAATAGTGTGCAATCGATCACCATTGGCCGAGTAAAGACTCAGGGTTCCACACATCGCTTCTCTCCAGCCGTGTTCACAGAGCAACATGCAGGTGCCATCCAGACCTATGGCAATGGTTTCGACAGGTTCTGGCAGGAGCGGCAAGTCATATTCGATGTCATTCTGGTCTTCAATTAATGCACCTACCCTGTCGGATAAATGCTTGATATACGAGTTAGACAGAGTTCTTTGATGGTTGGTTGCAAAGTCTTCTTTAACAGCAGGAGCGGGCATCTGACTGTATTTCCAAGCGAGTGTTTTGGCAAACTTGGGGGTAGCTGAGCCGACAATACCGGTGCGAAGATCAAGAGGCGCCAGCGTAACACCACCTCTGCCCCCCTGATAAACAGAACGTTCCATAGGCACACATCCATACATGGTTTCATATCGCTTCAGCACCTTTCCCTTGTAACTCCACTTCTGCTGGTTTACGACAATGGGGTCTTTGTTGGGTGGTTCAAACAGTTCAAGCAACTCTTTTGTTCCGAGCTGTCCTGCTTCATTCAATGCTCGCTGCAGTCCATCTTCAAGATCCAGCATGTTGCCAGATTCAATGGGTACTTCAATTTGCAACACAATGGTTTTTGGTTTACGGGCAACGACAGAAGCAGGCATGGCGACAGATTACGACTGTGAAAGATGGTTCCCATAATAGTCGTGATTGGGGTGCACATAGGTTTCAATTATTCAGAGAGAACACCCCAAACGAATACGGGCCAGTTTACAACGTATATTCCAGCCCCAGCCCAAGTACCTGTGGTTTGTTTGAGTAGTATTCCTGTAATGCGTTTTCATGCTGTTTCAAGGCATTCATGCGAGTTTTGTTGGTTGGATGTGTTGAAAGGAATATATTGACCACTTCTCGCAGGTTTCCACTAAAGGCAGATATCCTGCCCCAGACTCTGGAACATTCGGAAGGATCATATCCAGCCAATGCTGTCAGATAGATGCCTATTTCATCAGCCTGGGCTTCACGATTCTGGAAAATTGAGTTGGTAAAAGGAATACTGGCGAGGGCCTTCAGATTAAGAAAAATGAAATCACTTAAACCCTGACCCACGTGTTTTGCCAGTACATGCCCCATTTCATGGCCCAGGATACAAGCCATACCGGCCTGATTTTTAGCCAGTGGAAAAAACGAGTGATAAACAGCGATATTATAGCCACTGGTTGCAAAGGCATTGGGCGCCCTCATATCCATATGAGTGATTGTCCAGTAATGGGCGGGGACATCAAAAACCTGCTCAACAATGGCTTTTAAACGTTTGGAAACCGGGTCAAGAAACTCTGAGTACTTCTGCTTTAGCCCGGAGGATGGCTCTTCATGCAAAACCCAATCATGCCATTGTGAATATGTGTATACTCCCCAGGAAAGTGGTCGGGAAAGGTAATCAAAAGGTGTCTTTAAATACGTTCGGGATACGATGGACAGAGTCCCCAACGCAGCCCCGGTGCGTAATGCGCTGATCGTAAAATCAACAAATAAGGGGCTGGCATTGCCTGTTGTAAGACCATCCCAGCTGATCCCGATCATCGAACCAACAATACCACCGGCAATTGATGCAAGGCCATTATCTTCAAATTCTTCAAGCAGGCTTCGATCAACAACCTGATGGAGTTTATTGATAACCATATCTTCTCGATTTAATGAATGAACTTCTTCATTCACATAGGCGTTGGAGAAGCAGGAGATAAAAAACATACACAAAGAAAGCATGATGATGGATAAGCGTCTGACTCTGGAAAACATGTTCAATCCTCAAAGATCTTTTGAGCAAGTCAGACCAATAAAAAATATATTAGTTCCATCATGC is a window encoding:
- a CDS encoding ISKra4 family transposase — encoded protein: MPASVVARKPKTIVLQIEVPIESGNMLDLEDGLQRALNEAGQLGTKELLELFEPPNKDPIVVNQQKWSYKGKVLKRYETMYGCVPMERSVYQGGRGGVTLAPLDLRTGIVGSATPKFAKTLAWKYSQMPAPAVKEDFATNHQRTLSNSYIKHLSDRVGALIEDQNDIEYDLPLLPEPVETIAIGLDGTCMLLCEHGWREAMCGTLSLYSANGDRLHTIYTASSPEYGKQSFMGKLDEEIAKLKRLYPQATYVGVADGAKENWCYLTKHTSAQILDFYHASEYLAGAAKALFPDSKARRKVWLEDRLHNLKHTCGAARKILKEIESAELPKKTTALIEKRYKAVTYFTNNHHLMKYQEALEHNWPIGSGVTEAACKTLVKQRLCSSGMRWKLAGAEVLLETRSLIHSKGRWEQLWSNVMSGKVLLDC
- a CDS encoding c-type cytochrome — its product is MKIIVKIKKIVLAAVFSLAGCTDQQSATQIQPPPRHLEAAQAKAMLLCAGCHGPTGIGTTPYNPNLACQKKEYMVKQLQYYRNGSRSTHQPMNNIARLLSEEEVESISEWYSITGCL
- a CDS encoding M48 family metalloprotease — translated: MFSRVRRLSIIMLSLCMFFISCFSNAYVNEEVHSLNREDMVINKLHQVVDRSLLEEFEDNGLASIAGGIVGSMIGISWDGLTTGNASPLFVDFTISALRTGAALGTLSIVSRTYLKTPFDYLSRPLSWGVYTYSQWHDWVLHEEPSSGLKQKYSEFLDPVSKRLKAIVEQVFDVPAHYWTITHMDMRAPNAFATSGYNIAVYHSFFPLAKNQAGMACILGHEMGHVLAKHVGQGLSDFIFLNLKALASIPFTNSIFQNREAQADEIGIYLTALAGYDPSECSRVWGRISAFSGNLREVVNIFLSTHPTNKTRMNALKQHENALQEYYSNKPQVLGLGLEYTL